From the Luteolibacter rhizosphaerae genome, one window contains:
- a CDS encoding helix-turn-helix domain-containing protein, whose amino-acid sequence MKLQTYDTCYHEASVPDCPDAVLPIEPDAMCPLADEEDFPGIAKVIRTIREEYSRPLSVTTLARECGMSVRSLHRAYRAVTGNTVGRDLLNRRIEAAADMLREDDIKLEPVAMETGLRNAKNLCRLFKEHFGLTPGQWKDSFQRNCARSA is encoded by the coding sequence ATGAAACTCCAGACATACGACACGTGCTACCACGAAGCATCGGTCCCGGACTGCCCGGATGCCGTGCTGCCGATCGAGCCGGACGCCATGTGCCCGCTGGCGGATGAAGAAGATTTCCCGGGAATCGCCAAGGTGATCCGGACCATCCGCGAGGAGTATTCCCGTCCGCTCTCGGTGACAACGCTGGCGCGCGAGTGCGGGATGTCCGTGCGCTCGCTGCACCGGGCCTACCGCGCGGTGACGGGGAACACGGTGGGGCGTGACCTGCTGAACCGCCGGATCGAGGCGGCTGCGGACATGCTGCGCGAGGACGACATCAAGCTGGAGCCCGTGGCCATGGAGACGGGACTGCGCAATGCGAAGAATCTCTGCCGACTTTTCAAAGAACACTTCGGGCTGACGCCCGGGCAATGGAAGGACTCCTTCCAACGCAACTGCGCTCGTAGCGCCTGA